The region GACGACTTCACCGGCAGTGGCCTTGTCGAACACGAATCGCACGGCGGTAAGCTGCCTCACATCTAAGTCCGCGTTCGCATCCATGAAGTCTGTGAGCGGGATCGCGAATGACTGGAGAATGAGATCCCAGTTGTCAGCAAAGCGTTGGGCTTCTAGATCACCCCGCCGCATGACATAAGTCTCGAGCGGGCGGCGAATGGCACCGTACTCACTGAGGGTGACCTTGGCCGTCCGACCGGCCGCGTCCTCTAGCTCGACACTGAGGTCGACAGGCGGCTTCTCATCATCCTCTTCGCCCCCGCGACTTCCGCCGCCGCGTGACCCGCGGTCATCGTCGGAGGGTTCCGTCGTGGCCAGAGTCGGATCCTTCCTCGGGCCGGGCATACCGTTGGTTGGCCCGAGCTGGAAGTTGATCGAGTGTCGGCGGCCGAGCGCCCAGCGCGCGGCCACGCGGTTTCCCAGCTCAAGGACGTACGTAGCAGGAGGCCCCATTCGGGTCGTGTCAGGCCCCGAGATTCGGTTGTTCCATCCGAGCCGGACAGCCTGGTTGTCCTGCGATGCCGATGTGCCGCTGCGGTTGCTCGAGCGAAGCTTGAGATTTTCCTCGGCCCACGTCGCGAGCGAATCACCCCGAAGAACGATCCCGGCTTCCGTGCCAGTCGTGACATCGATGTCTTCTTCGAAGGTCGCCAGAACTCGATCCGCGTTGGTCTCCATGCGTGTGATGTACATGGTGTTTGGGAGCCACTGACCGATGACCCGATGATCTCTGAAGATCGGGAGGTATTCGCGATTGTCCCGCGTGACGACCTCGAGGAAGGCAGACACGTAGATCTCTGCGAAGCGCCGCTGGTCTTCCTGTGGGATCAACCCCCGGAGGTCGAGCGAGCGTCCGCTGCGCGGCCCGCCATCATGTGAGCCCCAGACGGTATTCCACTGACCGTGATTGGCCCGATACACGTACACGGCCGACTTGAAGTGGAAGTCGTCGGTCTGGTTGAACTTCAGCCGATCGTAGATGCGAAGCCCGTGAAAGCTCGTCACATCACCGTCGTGGGAGCCGTGGAAAGTGAGGTAGCTCATGTCCTCGACCACGACGGGGCGCCCGGTGGGCAGATACTGTCCGTCCACCGGCGCGATCGACACGATGCCCTTGATGTCGTACCCAAAGTCGAAACCCAGGGACGCGTCGTCGGGGTAGTGCTTGAGATTGTTGAAGGCAGCGGCGTTCGCGACGGCCTCACCTCCTCGCGAGTGGCCCATGAGCACGATGTTGCTCATGTCGACCTTGCCCTCAAACGGATTTCCGTCTTCGTCGTTGAACCCATCGAAGAGCTGGACGTGCTTGAGCAAGAACCACCCGCGCGCGTCATTTTCGCCGCGGATGCCCCCGTTGATGAAGTTCTCGTCGATACTCGCCAGGATGTATCCACGACTCGCGAGTAGTTCACCGAAATAATCGTACCCAGGGTCCGAGAAGTCCTTCTCATTGTGGTTTCCGTGCACGACCAGAACGAGAGGGAAAGGCCCATCTCCGTCAGGGTACCAAACCCGCGCGTTAAGCGGCATGTCCTTGGGAGTGAAGCCCCAATAGTCATTCCGCTCGTCAGCCGACGGGCCAAGACTGACCATTTTGGATGCATCGACGGTCTCCGTCGTAACCGCAACCGAGTCCCTGTACTCAGGCCTGTTCTTGTCCGTCCCGCTCCCGTAGTAGAGCGTCAGGACGTCGTACGACCCGGGCTGACCGGGATCGGCTGCCTCAAGCACTTGGTGTTGGAGTACAACGGGCGCGTCGTTCGGCGTGAGCTTGAGCGCTGGTGCGCACGCGGCAGCGAGCAGCGTGAGCGTGGTGGAGGCGAACCGCCCCCTGAAACGGCTGGTCTTATCCATGTGGCCCACACTAGGTCACCCGCGCATGTCCTGGCAATCACCCCCGGCTCTTGGTAACGTTTGGCCCCCAATTTCTACGGAGAATCTATGGCCAATCCGACCGTCACATTTGAGACAACTCAGGGCACGTTCACGGCAGAAATGTTCGAAGACGTCGCACCTGCCACTGCCGGCAACTTCCTCAAGCTCGCGCGCGAGGGGTACTACGACGGCCTGATCTTCCACCGTGTGATCGAGGGATTCATGATCCAGGGTGGATGTCCCGACGGCACCGGAACCGGCGGCCCCGGCTATCAGATCGACGACGAGTTCGCACCGGGCTTGGCCCACACGAACTTAGGCACCTTCTCGATGGCGAATGCGGGCCCGAACACAGGCGGCTCGCAGTTCTTCGTCACGCTGGCCGCGACTCCTTGGCTGGACGGGAAGCACGCGATCTTCGGGAAGGTCACGCAGGGCCTCGATGTCGTTGAGGCGATCGGGAAGACGCAGACCCGTCCCGGCGACCGTCCGACCGAAGACATCGTGATGACGAAGCTGACGGTCTCTGAGTAGACTCGACCGACTTCAGTAGGGCGAACGGCGTCCGGGCTTCACGGCTCGGGCGCCGTTTCTTAGTCCAGCGGAGCCAACTCCGCGAAAGACATGCCGTCTTTGTCCACGGTGACCTTCACCGACGACGAACGGCAGCACACCGAGCAGTCCTCGACGTACTCCTGGAATCCGCCCCCTGCCGGGTCGACAAAGATCTCCATGGACTCTCCACAGTGCGGGCAGTAACAATCGACGGCTCCGCCAACCTCGAATTCCTCAACCTCGTCGGGGTCGATATCGTCTTTCTTTTCTGCCGGCGCGCCACCGCCGAACAGGGCGGACAAGAGATCGTCTGAACTCATGTTCCATCATCCTTGGGGATCGCTCTCCCCACTATGAGGGTGACGTTGTCGGTTCCGCCACCTTCTCGTGCATCCTGCAGCAGGTCCTCACAGACCTGACGAGACGATGTCATGTTCGTGAGCCGCTCACGAATGAGTTCGTCAGACACGTGTTTGGTGAGTCCGTCACTGCACAGCAGGTGGACGATATCCCAATCATTGTCGAGCGCCGTGACCACGGGCTTCGACTCCGATCCTCCGAGGGAGTTCGACAACGCGCGTGCCCACCGCGTCCGGGCCGCCTGCTCGGGCTGTAGGGCCCCCGCGTCGACCACTTCTTTCGCGGACGAGGAACTGGTCCTGATTCACGGATCGCTTAAGCCCGCGGTGAGTCAGCCCGTAGGCGTCGATTTGCTCGTCTGTCGGCGCCCCGACACCATCGGGGACTATTTCGTCGGTGACGTTATCCAATCGGCCTCCGCAACTGGCCGATTTCGTACCCCTGCGGCGGTTCCGCACCCAAGAGGTGCCGAACGAAGTAGTCCCACCGACGACGCATCATATAGGGCTCGTTGCCAAACCCATGCCCGCGGTTCGGCAGCAGGAGCAAGTCGAAGTCTTTGTTCGCTTCAATGAGAGCATTCACAACCAACATCGTGTTCGAGGGCGGCACGTTGGTGTCCAACGTCCCATGCGCGATGAGCAACTTCCCCTCCAGGTTCTCTGCTAAGAGTTGGTTCGCCTGATTGTCGTAGTTGGTGGTGCCGTCCGGATTCACCTCCAGAAGGCCCTGCCACTTCTCGCCCCAATCATCCTCGTAGTTTCGGTTGTCGTGGTTCCCGGCCTGAGAAACGGCGACGTCGTAGAATCCTGGATAACGCATGATCGCATCGGCGGCACCGAATCCTCCCCCGGAGTGACCGAAGATCCCTACCGTCTCGGCATCGATCCACTCGTGACGTTCCGCGAGCTGCGTGATGCCACCCATCTGATCTGGGAGTCCGTTGTCTCCCATGTTGCCGTAATAGGCCTCATGAAAGGTCTTTGAGCGGTTCGGCGTGCCCATGGCGTCGAGTTCGATGACCACGAAGCCGAGCTCGGCGATCGCCTGGAGATCCCGATGCGACGAGCGGAAACTCCGACTGCCGACACTGCCGCTCTGCGGGCCGGGGTATTGGTAGTTTACGACCGGATACTTCTGATTGGGATCGAAGTTGCTCGGTCGGAACAACAATCCGTGGAGGTCGGTGTCACCGTCGCGAGCCTTCACGCTGAACGGCATGGGGGGCTGCCATCCGGACGCCTGAAGAGCGGACATATCCGCCTCTTCGAGCACCATCACTTGGCCTCCGTCGCGATCCCTCAGGACCGTGACCGGTGGGATGACCGGAGTGGAATAGGTCTCGACCAGGAAATCGCCATCAGCCGAAAACGAAGCGGTATGGTTCGCACTGTCCGGCGTGAGGAGGGTCACGTCCCCGTCGTCGAGTCCAATGCGGTAGTAATAGAAGAAGTACGGATCACCTGACTCGCGCTCGTTGCCTTGCACGGTGATCTCTCGGCGTTCCTCGTCCACGGCGAGAATAGAGAGCACGTTCCAATCGCCCGAGGTGACCTGGCTCTTCACCGCACCGGTATTCGTGTCGTACAGGTAGAGATGGCTCCAGTCGGCCCGCTGACTGGACCAGACGATCTCCTCAGAGTCCGACAGGTAGCGCCAGCCGTTGGACTCGAAGAAGGTCGTTTCGACCTCCTCGAAGAGATCACGGACCGCACCGGTGGCCGGGTCAGCGATGCGAAGCTGAGCGCTCTTGTGGTCGCGCGAGCTTGAGACGAAGGCGAGTGACTCGCTGTCCGAAGCCCATTCCACGTCACCAAAGGCACCGCCACATGCGACGTGGTCGCTGCAGGTGGAGCGATGCTGATCGGGCGGCATCTGGAGCCGCACGAGTTGATCGCCAACA is a window of Longimicrobiales bacterium DNA encoding:
- a CDS encoding peptidylprolyl isomerase, with the protein product MANPTVTFETTQGTFTAEMFEDVAPATAGNFLKLAREGYYDGLIFHRVIEGFMIQGGCPDGTGTGGPGYQIDDEFAPGLAHTNLGTFSMANAGPNTGGSQFFVTLAATPWLDGKHAIFGKVTQGLDVVEAIGKTQTRPGDRPTEDIVMTKLTVSE
- a CDS encoding CPXCG motif-containing cysteine-rich protein → MSSDDLLSALFGGGAPAEKKDDIDPDEVEEFEVGGAVDCYCPHCGESMEIFVDPAGGGFQEYVEDCSVCCRSSSVKVTVDKDGMSFAELAPLD
- a CDS encoding DPP IV N-terminal domain-containing protein, producing MRPFAVLLLFALVATPSLAQNTPRQVTAEDYARAERQLQQHTSPLVFGGAVSPNWMDDGRFWYENQTSEGSEFVLVEPAEARRTVAFDHQRMAAGLSTAVGQTILAGSIPVSGMMFAGGAIVLDVDLDVDAPSRFICDRSSYACSRTDVPRAPGRSRTEVFAPNGEHSVFIQDHNLWLRDFDSGDESQLTFDGIEDFGYGTNNAGWTRGPGPIVKWSPDSRRIATFQHDSRGVGFMTLTSTGVGHAEVDTWRYPMPEDSVIFRISRVVVDLDRSVGDQLVRLQMPPDQHRSTCSDHVACGGAFGDVEWASDSESLAFVSSSRDHKSAQLRIADPATGAVRDLFEEVETTFFESNGWRYLSDSEEIVWSSQRADWSHLYLYDTNTGAVKSQVTSGDWNVLSILAVDEERREITVQGNERESGDPYFFYYYRIGLDDGDVTLLTPDSANHTASFSADGDFLVETYSTPVIPPVTVLRDRDGGQVMVLEEADMSALQASGWQPPMPFSVKARDGDTDLHGLLFRPSNFDPNQKYPVVNYQYPGPQSGSVGSRSFRSSHRDLQAIAELGFVVIELDAMGTPNRSKTFHEAYYGNMGDNGLPDQMGGITQLAERHEWIDAETVGIFGHSGGGFGAADAIMRYPGFYDVAVSQAGNHDNRNYEDDWGEKWQGLLEVNPDGTTNYDNQANQLLAENLEGKLLIAHGTLDTNVPPSNTMLVVNALIEANKDFDLLLLPNRGHGFGNEPYMMRRRWDYFVRHLLGAEPPQGYEIGQLRRPIG